One Aegilops tauschii subsp. strangulata cultivar AL8/78 chromosome 7, Aet v6.0, whole genome shotgun sequence genomic window carries:
- the LOC141028052 gene encoding uncharacterized protein yields the protein MRLSGSGDRGYSSSSGSIPAAMEDHDIYTPGEEEHEMVREDEEGSASSSTGMKKHSGCGQSESVGTRSSGFTPPDSLGRSTTTPWMTSVTTSPTGSIEICGMGTWLRHA from the exons ATGAGGCTTTCTGGCAGTGGCGACCGTGGCTACTCTTCCTCAAGTGGTTCTATACCCGCTGCCATGGAGGACCACGATATCTACACTCCTGGCGAGGAGGAGCATGAGATGGTGCGTGAGGACGAGGAGGGGTCTGCCTCTAGCTCTACAGGCATGAAGAAGCACTCTGGGTGTGGTCAGTCGGAG TCAGTGGGAACTCGTTCAAGCGGCTTCACACCACCG GATTCACTTGGGAGAAGTACAACAACGCCCTGGATGACGAGTGTGACAACAAGTCCGACCGGATCTATCGAGATATGTGG GATGGGCACCTGGTTGAGGCACGCCTGA
- the LOC109739248 gene encoding uncharacterized protein: MAVKSLVLLGVVIASLLLLSQDVAHARELIDAKESEEKNVKPAGGPGLKDEKWGGGNKHYGGYGNGGGYGNGGGYGNGGGYGNNGGGYGNGGYGNNGGGYGSGGGYQHGGGYGNNGGGYGGGYGNSRHGGGYGGGGYGPGYGGGYGHPGNGGGFGGGGYGGGYGGGGGYGGGGGYGGGGGYGGGGGYGEGSRGAGYP; encoded by the exons ATGGCGGTCAAGTCTCTAGTTCTTCTCGGTGTCGTAATAGCCTCGCTCCTACTTCTCTCCCAGGATGTAGCACATGCTAGAGAGCTCATTGATGCTAAAG AGTCTGAGGAGAAGAATGTAAAACCTGCAGGAGGGCCGGGCCTGAAGGACGAGAAATGGGGAGGTGGAAACAAGCATTATGGAGGGTATGGGAATGGTGGGGGGTACGGTAATGGTGGAGGGTATGGAAACGGTGGTGGATATGGAAACAATGGGGGAGGCTATGGAAATGGGGGGTATGGAAACAATGGTGGAGGATATGGGAGTGGAGGTGGATACCAACATGGTGGAGGATACGGAAACAATGGTGGTGGGTATGGTGGAGGATACGGAAATTCTAGGCATGGTGGCGGTTATGGCGGTGGAGGTTATGGACCCGGATATGGTGGCGGTTATGGTCATCCAGGCAACGGTGGTGGAtttggcggcggcggctatgGTGGAGGAtacggtggtggcggtggatacGGTGGAGGTGGAGGATATGGTGGTGGTGGCGGGTATGGTGGAGGTGGAGGTTATGGTGAAGGATCCCGTGGTGCCGGCTATCCTTGA